TAGTTCCCTCGGCCATCACAGGCCTGCTTTatagtttagtttttatgttaCAGAGCGACGGGGcaatagtacaaaaacataaataaatattaatttattgaATACAGAACAAATCACACCGAAGATCCTGAATCTCAAAGATGTCATAACCCCTAACCCAATCAGCAAAAATGTGGACTTGATTGTTTCGTTTATTTCGTATGTTAAGCAATACGTTTTAATGGCAATGCTTGTACGGATGTCAACCCCGATGTTGAAGTTTCAAGTTACAAGAAAGGCTTAAACAATGTATGCCACTGTAGGTTCCTTCTGACCATGCAACAcaatagaaaaatacaaatggGAAGTATTATAATAAGTGTATGTACAGTTCACAGATTTATGTTTAATATGTTATGTATTCCCATGAGATCACATTGATTCTGTTGTGCCTGGGGCCTGCTAAATGTTAACTTGCTGGCTTGTTGTAGGCATGAAATATGATCAGCAACAGCATTTAGCCAGGTAGATTTGCCATATGTAACTAGTAGTTaggacaacaaaaacaaaacaagtgcTGTCTTTTGTATGAAGTTAAGCCATTTTACCAAGTTGGCAACAGAAGTGTTTTACCAAGTtggcgcacacgcacacacacaaacaaacagtagCATACCACACAAAATTGTATAAAGTAAATAGTGATACGTATAAAGGTAATAGGGGTATTTTTGTGGTTGCAATCGTAAGTTTTCACTGCTGTAGGTTATAAGAATGATCTGTATAAGAATTATCCTGGAATAGTGAAGGCAGCTCTATGCCATTTTTCCAACTTGCGGTTTTGTTATGAcgtttgaaataatttattttgcaactaaaatcactgtgtgtgtacaACTGTGTATGTATAGGCCATGAATGAcgatgtatattatttattttttattggtttCCCCACCCACACCAGTGGTCAAACAAAAACCAATCACAACTTTGAAGCCTGTACATTAACTCTGAAGTGGTTTTTGGTGTTTTGAAGTAAACTTTGATTCTTTTGACACATTAATTGCAGTAACTTATAATACTGCAAAGTTTTGATTTTGTTGGTCACAGTATTGCATGCATTGCAGTTACAATGCAATAGAATTCCAATATAATCTCTTTTCCATGAAATAtaaaagtttacattttcttatatcTTTTTAAATGGTAAAGCACAgtttaagtgtttttctttaagcTCCACAACTTCTCGTATGAAATCCTACTCATTATGCCACCTGCTAATTATGTAACTTCTGAGCCAAGCGGGAGCCTGTTTTCAATATGAATGCATTCAGCTATCACCAGCTTTCCCAAGTATTATATAACTTGTGCTGTCCTTACATTTAGAAGCGATGGTGAGAACAGGATGttaagagagagaaatgtataCTTCATTGCCGTCTTGCTCTGGCCTTGAGACACCTCTGTGAAAATTACACCAACACTTCTCTTGGCAAGAACAAGAACTCATTCAGGTGTGGAGATATGTTATATTACCAGTCTGAAAAGCTCCAGACAAGAAAATAACACAAACCAGATGTGATGTATGACTATCATTCAGGGATGAGGAAGGTGTTGTCATTAGGGGAAACACACCCAGCAAGTCCATCAACATTCCATGTTGCCTCATTAAAATCCATCCTAACAAGTGAAACTATAGTGAAACTTTCAGCACTGTAGCAAGCACACCTGATGTATAGTTTAgtatcatttattttgtttattttgtcttGACCCTAACCTCTTTAATTTcaaattaataataacaaaaagaaaaaagtgcaaaGATCAGTTTGCCAGATTGTCATTAAAACTTTTGTTTTCCCCATTCACATACCCACCTGTACCACATAAAATAATAGCAATACCAGCACTCAATCAATTCAGTTAAAACTGATTTCCGATTTAAATTCAATTACAAACGAATGAAATACTTCCATTCTTACTTTTGGTATGCACCAAGCTTCTCTCTAATGCAATTTTTAAAATTTTATCTGAGTATGTTCACCAAAGTCACTATCATAGACATATATGCAAATTAACTTATTCACTTGTGGGCatgcacacgcatacacacaacacacaaaagaGCTCAGACCAACATTCACCACTTTAAACCTTGAATTACCTGTGGATCTGTGGATTTGGTACAACTTTTGGTACACCTGGTCATTTTCCAAATGCAACACTAAAGCTTAGCGACAAATGAACATGACATGTTTAGGTAAACAAAACACAAGTATATGTACATTATGATATTCTATTAAATACTGTGATTGAGGTGAACCAATGTACCTGAAATAATATAGAGAATAGTCAGCAAATAACATGTTGACTAAATGCATAAAACAAAGAAGTTAGTGAGTGACCCATCAAGTGTTCAGTTGGAAAAATTTTGTGTCTTCTCAGGAATCAGCTTATCAGCATGGAAGGCAAATGTCTCAGCTACCAGCAGTGGAAAGATTATGGAAGCATCAGCATAGACCTGGAGGGAGAAGCACAAGTGGCACGCTACTTCACAGCTTACACTTACATATAATataaacacactaacacactaaacATAGCAATTCTACTGACCAAATACAtcatttcattaaaacatggttGTGAGTCAAATATATGAGATTGTTTGTTCTTATAGAGATAATACATATTCTAAGAAAGGTTGAGTGTGCATAAAGGTTTCAAACATTGCTGTTTCTGACTGAGGTTCAAAACATGGTAATCATGGCTTAGTTAGCTGCTGTGAAACATGGCATACAAAGGAtaatcattttatttctgtttagtGAACCAAAACTCTACAGAGTCCAAGTTGTAAGTTGTGTGACTGTACCTTGACTGGCTTGGCATCCATGCGGATCTTCCCCCAAGACACTGCCTCATCCGGTCTGGCACCTGAGTCAGAACCATCAAACTCCTGCCCCGTGTTCACAAACACTGCGTAGTCCGCTCCATTTCTCtgagggagaggatggagagagcaTGGAGACCGAAAGGAAGGtggaaaagaggaagaaagaagagTAACAGGGAGAAGCGGAAAAAATAGCAGTTACCCAAAATGGTTAGCTAATTGAACAGTTTATAACAGAAAcaccaacaaaacaataaacatatACAGAAGTCGAGAAGCAGGCGGGATGAAAAACCAAATGAGAGTAGTTACCATGAGATTGGCATTGGCAATATGGTGTTTGACCAGCCCCCCTCCCAGAATGATCATCCCTGTTCGCTTAGCAAACACTGCTTTGCTGTCCATCCTACGGATATCTACAATAAAGACATTGTattagtgttgtggaaattcttgaactgatatAAACTTGGTCCTTTACATGTATAAatggtactgagtccccatgtttggataagaaaaggaatgtaggagagggggatctggtgtttagggtcattattcactggtatcagcagattatatgGTTACTCTCTTTATAACCCATTTTCCGGGGGTGAAGATGTTACCCATCTGGGGGAGGATagcctgccccttgtgtgaagcttaggtaataatagaacaaagggaatgtgctTTGTTGAGTTAGGAcggcatcttaccacacccctttttcctctatgAACTGTTCATGtcttaagttagagactcctcgggttgattatttttgtaagcgtttgacgcgtctctctacttgcaaataaactgttaattgtggcAAGGGaattttgtttctgtatttactcctttaagagtgtcgatcgatggaattgccatcacaattagTATTATCTTAACGTTCAACAAAACACAGTATAGGATTTGTATTTtagacatatttttttttaatcaagggCCAACTAGGAGCAAATAGGTTAGAGGGAATTCTTCCAGATATTGATTATTAGGCAATTTAACTATATTCTCAGTCAAATTTGTGGGTAACAGAGTGGCGTGCAAATATTGGATAATTTTATTAATATTCATAGCTTtagatattgaatgaaatcagcTTAGTTGTTTTACTAAAACTAAACATCTGTCAACATTTTAAAGATAATACTTGATTATCATAGGAAATGTTctctatttgtttttcacatgtCAACCACCATCACCTACGAAAACTGTAGTTTTCACAAGCTAGACAGTTATCACATAAGAAAGCCAACAGGCATTCTTTACATTCTTTGGTTGTGCACACCAAATTTGCTAAAAAACCCATAACGGTTTACTGTTTAAAAGCCAATGTGGTGAGACATCTTCATGTTCTGTTATAAATATCTTAATGTGCTTATTGTAGAGACTCATacctgttttgtgtttgtctggcTCTTCCAAATATTTCACTATAAGCCATTCATTGATTGAATTGATTAGGGCTTGGTAAGTGCAATGTTTCAGTAGAAGTGCAAATGTCACAATAGATCCACAATTATTTAGAAAGCAACTCAAGAGAACATAATTCATTAGTGTAAATCGCTGCCTTTTCCCCTAAAATTTCCTTTAAAAGAATGACTGTCAGTCATCAACCAGCTTGGGCTACGAACTTTCATTTACATAAGTGAGACTCACTGGACTCTAAagaacattcaaatgtttgcagTTTAGCTGTACAATGCTCACCCAATGCACAGGTGTTAGGAGGCCCATAAGGTGTTAGGAGGCCCATAAGGAGTTAGTGAGGACCACAAGGTGTTAGGAGGCCCACATGGTGTTAGAGGGCCCACATGGTGTTAGAGGGCCCAAAAGGTGTTAGGGGGCCCACAAGGTGTTTGGTGGCCCACATGGTGTTAGGTGGCCCACAAGGTGTTAGGTTGCCCACAAGGTGTTAGGAGACCCACATGGTTTTAGAGGGCCCATTAGGTGTTTGGAGGCCCACAAGGTGTTTGGAGGCCCACAAGGTGTTAGGTGGCCCACATGGTGTTAAATGGCCAACATGATTTTGTCACCTCTCTCCCTTACCCTCCACTATATCCAATATAAGTCCAGGGTTTTTATGGGAGTGGAAATAGATCATGTCTCCTATTGAGCCATCCGTAAGGGCAGGGCTGAACACCGGAATGTCATTCTGAAACAGATTTCAGATgtaaaaaaccttttttttatggATTTCATGATAAAAGAAGGATACTTATAAGACACTTAATAGAGTTCAAAGAACACAAGCTGCCACTTCAATGCAACATAAGTGACTAACTAGATCATCGAAGACCATCTGAGCATTGATCTCCAGATCCAGACCTCACCTTGTAAGCCCAGTAGTATACTGACTCTGGGTTGTTGATCTCCTTGCCTAGACGATGAATCATCTTGGACGGAGTCCAGTGGGTACCCTAAAGGGTGAGAGGTCAAGGGTTATCTTAATGTTTCTAAACAGAAACCAAcatgaacaacaaaaaacaactggAACAGAACAgaatttaaatatacattttctgcgTGATCGGCAGAGATGAGCaaagatacatcaaaatgtattcaaaaaaagataccaaataccttaattttaggtgtatcaaaataaactgcaaaatacagcagccacaAACAAGTTGttcataagaagacaactgaACCTTTAATCATAGCAACTAGTTTCTATGTAATTAATAAGTTGATTATTAAtgataaatataataaaagatTATGTGTTAGGCAGTGCAATGCATgcatgcaatggtatgcaaaatcatgatcattctaaacagctacttcagttagggtacaatcatttagcaatcaattatttatttatcaatcattggacacctatttggaagttgaaaacaaCCATTAATGCACTTTGTgaacaattattaaatgatcgatacgtttttatttaaaatttagCCAGAAATGTAATCAGAAAGAAGTAGAATTTGTCTAGGAGtattaacccaactccaaccactgaatctattgagaggACACATTCAAATTAATTCTAtagtaagaacatttactccAATAGAGAATACGACAACAGAGAATACCAGGTAACAGTTCAAAAGTTCTACCAAAATGGTTCAAAAGCCTAGGCTACTAAAATGCCAAAAACGTACATGAactgttaaatttttttgctATTTATTCTAAACATTTATGGATTTTTTACCTTGACCTTCTTCAGGTATACATTTCctgttctgatctcaacaagtctgggcaaattactgagtaggcaccaatcagaggcCGACTTCTCACAGAGTATTTTATAGtatttttaaactacaaaatacgAAACACTCAAGTATTATGATAAGAAATATCCAAACCATTTTCATCAACacaatcaaatacaaatgacaaaattcaaatttgtatttaaaatacatatttaaaatacataaatactacCCATCCCTGGTGAGGGGTACATTCTCACCTCATCTTTCTGCTCTTGCACCATCTTGTCCAGGATGGGCATTAGCCAGTCCTCAAATTTACAATAGTTGTCATTAGGTACCAGGAGGTTACCTATCCTACAGATAAAGAAAGGGAATGAAAGAGAAAccaatactgtatattaataatTGAATGGGTCATTAACAGATACAAACATTAACAACTGTGTTATGATCTGTGATCCATGATGGAGGTAACAGTTCTTTACCTGTTGATGCCTTTCTGTCTCAGCTCCTTGCCTGACAGGCTGAACTCCCCCAGGTAGGTGGGGGCCAGACACTTGATGAAATCCTCTTCAACTCCCCCAGCTGTAGTCACTATCACGTCCACCTGTTCAGAAGGTCCAccatcataaacacacacatgcggCATTTCACTAGACTGTTTTAAGCTGGTTTTAATCTTTAATTATAAAACTGCAAGTCATATCACAATCTTTGAGAAACTTGCATTGTTTGTAGAATATATGAGAGGGactgtattatatttttgtttgaaatcCTCTGGTAAAGGTGATATGGGAAGTGAAAAATAATACTGTTTGGGTGTGGCACCATGTCTTAAGTGCGTCACCTGAACATTAGGAGTATTATTTTTCAAGGACTAGTGACTTTCACCGAATAATATGCATTAATACAGAGATGTTGACAGCTTTGTTCTGTATTTGAAGGTATtgtcacaaaaacattaaaacattatttaggtTTAATATACTCCCTTGAAAACAAGAACAATTTTGTGAGGGAAAAATAAGCGCATGGACTATGTTTCAAAGCACTGTCATCATGAATTGTTTTTGAATGCTCTGTTGTCTGGTGGGGTTTGTTGTTTCCTTTTAATTTGTGTGGAGGACTGTTGATTGACATGTGTAAGGCTGGGTGGTTGTATGAGACAGTACCATTCAGACTTGAACCTCATTAAACATAGGGAGATCTTAAAATCACAATTCACAGATGCTCCCCATACAACCTGAccgagcttgagaggatctgcaagaaagaatgaaagaaactgcccaaatccaggtgtgcaaaacAAGCAGACTTATACCCAAGAAGAATTGAAGATTTCCAACTAATTAAACACAAAAGGGACATTAAGCCCTTCAGCAATGGTGCTTGAGATATTCAGCTATTGTTGTATAGAACCTAGTTGTATCTGTACCATTCTGTGCTGTGCCAGATAGCGTATGGATTCTCTCACTCCAGAGCTGATGAGGTTGGAGGTGTACCCCAGGAAGATGGTACAACCAGAGTGGGAAGGGGAGGAGTCTGAGGGGTCACATGCTTCCTGTTCCTCAACTGGCTCCAGACGTTTCTCAATCTGGGGGTATAATAggtgacaaaaaacaaaaaatgataCAGACAGTATGATAGAAGATCGGACCAACGGAGGAGTTTAGGAACCTCCTCCTTCTTATTCCCTTTTGGCCTCTCAGGCCAAGGATCAGTCCCGCAATACCATCTACGTTAATGGTTTGCATTCCTGACTGACCATGAATCACAGGTTGctgctttaccagtatctaaaTACGTTTAGACTGAAAGTACTATCTTAGAAGTCTTTTATGTTACTTATAGTAATTATAGTTGCTatacaaaacacattcatttacTCTGACAAAGATAACCAATCAGAGTATTAAAGATGATTGTGTACGTTAGGCTGGCACTGGACCAAACCCACCAGCCTCAGAACATATAGACATCATGCCTCTAAAGCAGAAAGGACAGGTTACAGTTAAAAAGTGAAAGTGCATGCAGTGTTCTGGAAAAAAAGGTACTAAAGTAATGTCAAAAGGAATGTATGGATAAAGGAACAAACTAAGATTTACAGTATACCACTTCATCCGTGAAGTATGCCAAAGGGTTTGTTCTCAGTTctacttacctggttaaataaggGTAAATAAATGCTAAGGGGGCTTTGTACAACAGCAAAGATTTCATATTGTCCAGGTCTAATATCAGTTTACAGTAGATGGCCTCCAGTGTGTCTCACCATCTTGTTGATCTCCTGTATGGCCTGACCCACGCTGCTAGCCTGGAAGCCTGTGGTGAGGAAGGACTGGAGCAGTGCTCGGTGGTCCACTCCTTGGTTGAAGTCATAGCCCTTGATATGGGGGATGTCATCTGGAAGGGCTGTGCTTTGCATCAGCACTGCATTCTTGGCAGCTAAGATGGCGGATTGTTCTTCCATTCCTTCTGTCAGAAAGAAACTATTAGGCAGATGCATATGAATGAAAGTGCTGACAGTTTCCTACAGacttttaaacaatattttaataattgtttatgtttttattttaaaatgtatatactgtgtatTATTAATATCCCTGACTTTTATTTGGCCCTTGAAATGTCTGTCTTATTGTCTGTCTTATTGTCTGGCATTacaattttcctttttttattgtatatatCTCACCCCTTTATATTGTTATACAGTCATATTTTATAGTGTCATTATTTCACCAAATCTTTGCCCAGTCCCTGTTCCTCATTTATCTTTGCTATTTAACCCCAACCCTGACTTTCAACACACAAGAAGTAGCCTACACCTACCAAACCATAAATAGAAAATCGAGGTTTGATTAGGACAGTAACGCAAGTTAACAGGTTACATCTAAACACCATTTATTCCCTCTATAACAAATGTATCGAACCCTAAACCTACCTCCAACCCTCTGCTGTCCGCAGACTAACCCATTTTTCcccatatattttttatgtataattTCCTTTTGTAATTAAACTCAGCATTTTACTTTGATGCCTTACAACTGTTTTAAAACTAAAAAGTAGGTTAACAAGGCAGAGTAGGTTAACAAGAAACAAGATTTTACTCATCTGGGAATGAGCCCAAGGTACCTCTAGTACTAGCGTTTTTCTTCttatatcaaaataaatatagtCAATATTATTTGCTATTGACTGATTAAGGCTTCTCATGTCCCCCAAAAGTACATATTGCAGATATCTGAAAATGAATATAATGTAGAACATTCCGTTCTTGCTGCAAAAGACAGTCCTGGAAGAGGTgttctatatttttatattttttatagcaGAGCCTAAACTCCCAAAAagttttttatataataattcAAATTGGAAGGTGCAAATTGATGTGTGAGTTTTATATATTTGAGCAGACTAGAAAGTGCTACCACATTGTTTTTGTCGCAGTATTTGTTCTGTGTTCAAGCTCTGCATGGAACACTTAACAATAGATACTACCTTAAAAACTGCATTATCAGTTCCTCAGAACTGGACatttgataaaatgtaaaatgtttaattccAGATAAAACGAAATATTGTTTGCtcatattgaaaaaaaaagtaatataaaTGTGTAAGCTGCAATACAAACAAGTTTAGAAGCTGCAATACAAGGTGTAATTGAATGTAATCTTCCCATAGAATTTCCTCTCCAAGGTTGCAGGATGTTATAGATTTTTGCTAAATTCCTATTCCTATTTTTGCTAAATTGCTAAATTCCTATTCACATTTGTTGTAAACCTTTTGTTTACAGGAATATTAATACAGAGGACATCTACTTTTTCCACTGAAGGCAGCAGGTGTATCAGACTGGAAATGGTGATGCTGggccagaaaaaaacatgacatttctgACCCTTTTTTCCAATAGTTTTTGTAGAATATTTTTGTGAGAAATCACAGCTTTGATTCTTCCTCGACCAACTTTGTACACCTGGATAAGGGCAATTTCTCTCATTCTTGAGTTCCTTTCAatttctgtcagattggatgaaGAGTATGAACTGCCATCTTCAGGTTACCCCAATCATGTTCAATAGTGTTCAAGAAAAGGTTTTGGTTGATCCACTTGAGGACATTCATAAATTTGTctcaaagccactccagtgttgtcttggctgtgtgttttaggtttaATGTCGTGCTAAAAGATGAATCTCTGCCCTGGTCTGTGGTCCTGCCAGCTCTGGTTCTGTATAGATTTGTATAGGTTCTGTAGGATCTCTGTATCTTGCTCTGTATATCATCCCCTCGATCCTGATTAGTCTCCAGCTCAAGGAGTTTGATGTTTCCAAACtacttttattaaaatataacgAAAGCCACTGTTTTCTTGGGGACATTGAGTGCTGCAGAACTTTTTTGTtacccttccccagatctgtacCTTGACACAATCCTGTCTAGAAGCTCTATGGATAATTCATTCAGCCTTATTGCTTGTCTTTTGTTATGACCTGCACTGTCAAAcatgggaccttatatagacggGTATGTGCCCTtttcaaatcatgtccaatccatATAATTTACCACTGGACTCCAATTGTAGCTTTGACTGTCAAAGCAAAGGGTTTTAATACTGATGCATATGTGATAttagtagttaatgtagggtataatgtgtcagaatggtgacttatggccctggagggcagGGCTTCTATATTGATATGACAGgtggacatccggtttgtagggtgggacttcctgtatgatgtatgttagggtgggacttcctgtatgacgtgtgtatgggcgggacttcaggagtgatgtatgcatgtccggtgactttgtaatttatgatgtGTGATTGAtcttttacaacgtctgatgagcaaaacagactagtgttataacaggtgggttatgtttgattaTTAACAAATTGCCCttagggttccagaatgttaaattcccaggcaataaataagtgttgtgtcagcggtaagttgtttggtgttcaacaaaaaggtgccagggttccactgccatgtggtACGACAGATGTAAACACAGatgtaaaaacacattgtttacaGATGTAAACAATGTGcatgtaacatggtgtttttccacaagcacataGTTACACATGCAaaacatgctttttgtgtaagatataaagaaggggggggggggtaggaacTTACAATTCAGAGAATTTCAGCCCACTTCCCATTTGAACAAGAGATGGACCTTAAAAtgatatctgccctgtagtaacCGCCCCTTATTAACCACTactacaaactgtagtatatgcaggccTAAAATCATCCCGTatttcacggtttgtagtcaAAGACAGCACTACAGCAAAATAACATCGCATGAGTGATGCTATTATTTTACAGAAGTATTCATGGCCAGGGCCAACTATACATtgcgcaaaggtggattgtgtcgcggtttgggttttagaatattgttataaataaaaacatggatttaggcacatgtgtatgtatgagcaatgctgagttttgtaataaaaatggttgttttaagtaagcattaacttttaagttgcattatatggcaaaacgttacaaagttacccgccaggtagcgtataaatttgcatgaacaacgacGAATCGTTGACAGCTCAGGATTTGTtctttcaggtaattaaaacattcctaaagacgtcttttgaaattgtacaacggggatcaacgcaagattgttttccacacagtggtagaaatgtttaataataggcaacgttggttaaaaataaaaaaatactgtagtatctgcattctcgtaatgaccaactcttgaaatctgatttttgattgctgtattacggtcttgtgtttgttaaatgtttaacagatcaatggcgatatggtgacaatcgcCTGCGTTTATATATAAGCAGattagtttatcgttaatatataaaattatatgacgcgatatgtcacggctgagccacGAAAATGAACGAGAATGGcgtttctaccagacaggaagtatcaatatatttggttgtcaaacgtcaacaatcaacagaactaaatagttacgtTTTATCCAGAATTTTAATCATTGCAGCCTGTTTAGTTCTAAcagatgacatgtaaccaatgtaaccaatgacaaagttaagaggcgtgacttgaaAGCGCCGGCTGCGATGTatagacagtaattaaacctgcagcatccacagaagtcagctgttgtttcaagcgcggagtatatcgtttctgttgtaagtacaagttattttatttgaagtaatttatttgaattgtgctgcAATTACCAACGCTTacaaacgagacatttgaactttttaataatgtgtaaatcaattttacgattacgcaatccatgcatttttagctgtctttcatattgcctgtttaaatctccggtttaggttgagtggaattaaacaccagccgtgtttggtaaacacatttttgggccttcaaatcttggtaagtagacttttgaaattattgttaatcagctttaattacctgtatacgcttgttaatcctatttgtatttagaccactttttgtgtatttgtgtaatatttacagaaatttttaggcttgttctaaagtgttattaacaattctgactatgcatacagctgaacctttgtacaacattctttatttCAACAGATTGAACAGcccggtgatgatacagagtacgGACACCCTACCTTGTGGCTGCTCAGCATGAGGGGATTttggtttcattgttttctttcatgcttgaaagctgaaggtaataccgtCAACCCATCAACAACTGCgctgtatgtttgagttagaatattttaacctgaataGTGTATCGTTgtttacacgttaagctagagaaatggcgaaagataatgctaacaacagaccagacacggaacagccaacaacctctacacataatcaatcgatcacaccccaaaatacaaatgaaccaaacattactttgttacacagcaatGCACACAATGTCATCatgtcatcatcttccgcttatccggggccgggttgcgggggcagcagtctaagcagagatgcccagacttccctctccccagacacttcctccagctcttccggggggacacagaggcgttcccaggccagccgggagacatagtccctccagcgtgtcctaggtcttccccggggtctcctcccagtgagacgggaccggaacaccttcccaggaaggcgttcccggaggcatccgaaacagatgcccaagcctagccaccctgcagagaaagctcattttggccgcctgtatccgggatcttgtcctttcggtcatgaccataggtgagagtaggaatgtagattgaccggtaaattgagagcttcgccttgcggctcagctctttcttcaccatgacagaccgatacatcgaccgcattactgcataagctgcaccgatccatctgtcaatctcccgttccatccttccctcacccgtgaacaagacccctagatacttaaactcctccac
This is a stretch of genomic DNA from Esox lucius isolate fEsoLuc1 chromosome 11, fEsoLuc1.pri, whole genome shotgun sequence. It encodes these proteins:
- the LOC105012888 gene encoding deoxyhypusine synthase-like, whose translation is MEEQSAILAAKNAVLMQSTALPDDIPHIKGYDFNQGVDHRALLQSFLTTGFQASSVGQAIQEINKMIEKRLEPVEEQEACDPSDSSPSHSGCTIFLGYTSNLISSGVRESIRYLAQHRMVDVIVTTAGGVEEDFIKCLAPTYLGEFSLSGKELRQKGINRIGNLLVPNDNYCKFEDWLMPILDKMVQEQKDEGTHWTPSKMIHRLGKEINNPESVYYWAYKNDIPVFSPALTDGSIGDMIYFHSHKNPGLILDIVEDIRRMDSKAVFAKRTGMIILGGGLVKHHIANANLMRNGADYAVFVNTGQEFDGSDSGARPDEAVSWGKIRMDAKPVKVYADASIIFPLLVAETFAFHADKLIPEKTQNFSN